DNA from Acidimicrobiales bacterium:
CGCCCGTCCATGCGGGTCATCACCGACATCTTCAGCTACTGCAAGGAGAACATCCCGCAGTGGAACACGATCTCGATCTCGGGCTACCACATCCGTGAAGCCGGCTCGACGGCCGTGCAGGAGATCGCGTTCACCATCGCCAACGGCATCGCGTATGTCGAAGCGGCGATCGCGTCGGGGATGGACGTCGACGACTTTGCCCCGAACCTGTCGTTCTTCTGGAACGCCCACAACAACTTCTTCGAAGAGGTCGCCAAGTTCCGCGCCGCGCGCCGCATGTGGGCGCGCATCATGACGGAGCGCTTCGGCGCCAAGAACGAGAAGTCCAAGCTGCTGCGGTTCCACACCCAGACCGGCGGCTCGACGCTGACCGCCCAGCAGCCGGAGAACAACATCATGCGCGTCACGCTCCAGGCGCTCGCGGCGGTGATGGGCGGCACGCAGTCGCTGCACACCAACGGCTTCGACGAAGCGCTCGGTCTGCCCACGGCGCGCGCCGCCACCCTGGCGCTGCGCACCCAGCAGATCATCGCCAACGAGGTCGGCGTGGTCGACGCCACCGACCCGCTCGGCGGTTCGTGGCTCGTCGAGAGCCTGACCGACGAGGTCGAAGCGGCGGCGATGGCCTACATCGACAAGATCGACGGCATGGGCGGCGCCGTCGCCGCCATCGAGGCCGGCTTCATGCAGGACGAGATCGAGCAGGCGGCCTACGCCTACACCAAGGCGATCGACGCCGGCGACAAGGTGATCGTGGGCGTCAACAAGTTCCAGACCGAAGAGGTCGAGCCACCCGAAGTGTTCCCGATCGACCCGGCGATGCAGCAGGCGCAGATCGATCGCGTCCGCAACACGCGCGCCACGCGCAATCAGGCCGAGGTCGACGCCGCGCTGGCCGACGTCGAGGCGGCGGCGCGGGGCACCCAGAACCTGCTGGTGCCGATGAAGGTGGCGCTCAAGGCGCGGGCGACGCTCGGCGAGGTCAGCGACACGCTGCGGGGTGTCTTCGGGGTACACCAACCGCGTTGACGACCAAGTTCGTCATCATCGGCGGCGGGCCGGCGGGGGTGCAGGCGGCCACGTGGGCGGCGCGCCTCGGCGCCGAGGTCACGCTCATCGAGCGCGACGTCGTCGGCGGCGCGGCGAACCTGTGGGACTGCATCCCGTCCAAGGCGATGATCGCCACCGGCGGCTTCATGACCGAAGCCGGGCGCGCCGACGGCATGGGACTCCAGCCGCTCGACGCCAAGCCCGACCTCGCCGCGCTCGAGGAGCGTGTGGGTCGCATCACTGCACACCTCAACCGCACGAACACCGTGCTGCTCGAGAGCCAGGGCATCCGCCTCATCAACGGCACGGCCAAGCTGACGGGCGCGCACTGCGTCGCCGTCGACAGCGACGCCGGCCACGAAGAACTCGAGGCCGATGCCATCCTGATCTCGACCGGGAGCCGGCCGCGCCTGCCCGAGTGGGCGCCG
Protein-coding regions in this window:
- a CDS encoding methylmalonyl-CoA mutase family protein: MADDARRTDSGIEIKPFYGPDDLANWDAASKVGSPGKYPYTRGIRESLYRARTWTIRPYSGFGTAEATNERWKLLLANGSMGLSCAFDLPTQMGYDSDNPRAEGEVGKVGVAIDSIDDMRVLLDGMPLDKISTSMTINSTASILLLLYQLVAEEQGVPGDKLNGTIQNDILKEYVARGTYVFPPRPSMRVITDIFSYCKENIPQWNTISISGYHIREAGSTAVQEIAFTIANGIAYVEAAIASGMDVDDFAPNLSFFWNAHNNFFEEVAKFRAARRMWARIMTERFGAKNEKSKLLRFHTQTGGSTLTAQQPENNIMRVTLQALAAVMGGTQSLHTNGFDEALGLPTARAATLALRTQQIIANEVGVVDATDPLGGSWLVESLTDEVEAAAMAYIDKIDGMGGAVAAIEAGFMQDEIEQAAYAYTKAIDAGDKVIVGVNKFQTEEVEPPEVFPIDPAMQQAQIDRVRNTRATRNQAEVDAALADVEAAARGTQNLLVPMKVALKARATLGEVSDTLRGVFGVHQPR